Genomic DNA from Acidimicrobiales bacterium:
TCTGGCCGACCTGTACCGGGCCCCCGTCATCATGTACGGCGACTATCTCATCTCGCACACCTACATGAGCGTCGACGTGGAGCCCGTGGAGTTCGGGCCTCTTCCCCCTAAGGACTGGGCACTCGATGGAACCCGAGGCGGAACTGGCCGGTCGAGGCAGATTTGGACCTGGGCGATGGGCAAGGCCAACGATCCCGGGCCTGGCCCCGACCTTCACTGGCAACGCATCGCCGACAAGTTCGAGGATGTCGCGCGGGCGGAGCAGAGGTGGGAGTCTTTTTCCTGTGAGGACGCCGACACGGTGATCGTGTCGTTCGGCACCGCGGCGCCCTTCGTCGAGCAGGTTGTCGGCGAGCTGCGCAGCGACGGTTGCCCCGTGGGAGCCTTTCGCCCGGTGAGTCTCTGGCCATTTCCAGAGGCTGCTCTCTCCGACGCGTGTGCATCGGCATCGAAGGTCCTGGTATTCGAAGTGAATGCAGGGCAGATGATCGACGATGTGCGCCTGGCGATCGGAGGTCGCGTTCCGGTGGTTCCTATCGGGAGGGTCAGCATCGACTTCAGCGGGATGCGCCAGGGCGAGATTCTGACTGTGCCGTGGATCCGTGACCGTGTGAGGGGCTTGATCGGTGAAGGAGCGCTGAGATGAGTGTTGGCACTTCGGGAGGCCCGCCTTCTGCGGCGGCCCGCAAGGTCGCCGAAGCGCTTGCGCCGCTTCAGCTTTCCGGGGAGCACCACCTTTGTCCCGGTTGCGGGCATCCGGTCGCATGGCGGCTGCTTCTCGAGGTGATATCCGAGCTCGAACTTTCGACCAAAGCGATCGGGGTTGTCGGGCACGGGTGCTACACGAACATCGTCTCGTTGGCCGACATCGATTTCCTGCAGTGTCTTCACGGGCGCGCCCCTGCCGTTGCGACCGGCGTGAAACGGGTGCGGCCCGAAGCCGCCGTCTTCACCCTTCAAGGCGACGGCGATCTGGCAAGTGAAGGTCTTGCCGAAGTCCTGCACGCGGCCGCCCGGGGCGAGCGCATAACCGTGATCATGCTCAACAACGGCGTGTTCGGGGACACGGGCGGGCAGATGACGGCTGCGTCCGTGGTGGGCCAGAGGACCAAGACCAGCCTCGACGGGCGCGAGCCAGAGGATCACGGCTACCCGGTACCCGTTGCTGACTTGGTTGCCGCCCTGCCCGGAGTCGCTTATGTCGCCCGAGGGGCGGTCAACAACGCCGGCTCGATAGCGAAGACGAAGCGCTACATGAAGAGGGCGTTCCAAGTCGCCGTCGAGGGTGAGGGTTTCAGCTTCGTGGAAGTCCTCACCATGTGCCCGACGGGATGGTTCCTCCCGACGGCCGACGGACCGGGCTATCTGGAGGGAACGTTCGAGAAGACGTTTCCGCTGGGAGCGCTCAAGGGATCGTGATCGGCTTCGTCCAGCGAGGGGTACGGGTGGCGCTGGACATCCTCGACCAAACGGTCCAGTAGAGACGAGAGCGTCGCGACGTCGGCGGCCGGCCAGGCGGCAAGTGCCCTTCGCATGTGCCGCCAGATGACTTCGCGCATCCTGTCGAAGGTCTCCTGACCGATCTCGGTTGCCTCGACGACGGTCATGCGCCCGTCGTCGTCGTGGCGCCGGCGATTCACCAGCCCGGCTTCGTCGAGCTGGCGTAGCAGACGTGCGACGATCGCCGGGTCGAGGTCGAGCATCACGGCGAGCTGACCGGGAGACGTCGGTCCCGACTCCACGACCCGTCCGAGGAGCCGGTAGGCCTGCTGCGATATCGACACGCCGGCGGCCGCGGCCAGCTGTTGATGGATGCGTCTGCTGCCCTCTAGCCGGAACAGCGTCTGGATCGCGGCGGTGACGGCGTCGGTTGTATCGCCGGTTTGATCGTCGCTCACCTCAACCAGGGTACCGGTTAGTTGACCTCGGTCAAGGAACGGCGATCAGATCCTCTCGAGGTCGGCGCCGTCGAACAGGGGCACCATTTGGAGTCGTTCGACATCGTCGTGCATGGTGCTTGCATCTTCCCCCGGTCCGTACGGAGACGATGCCGCTCGTGAGCCCGCTTCCAGGGTCGGCCGCAAAAGCCGGGCGTCGCTGGAAGTGTTGAGGAACGCCTGGGGGTTCGACATCACCCAGCGCACCGATCGCTCGATCGAGTCCGGATCGGTGATCGGCTCGTACCAGCTGTACCTGGGCGCGGCGTCGGCACCCCACCGCCTGCGCGCGACAGACTTGATCGTCTGAACCGCGACGCGCCTCTCCGCGCAAGTTTCGAGCAGCCGTTCGACATCCTCCCGGTAGCGAGGAAGGG
This window encodes:
- a CDS encoding MarR family transcriptional regulator, which encodes MSDDQTGDTTDAVTAAIQTLFRLEGSRRIHQQLAAAAGVSISQQAYRLLGRVVESGPTSPGQLAVMLDLDPAIVARLLRQLDEAGLVNRRRHDDDGRMTVVEATEIGQETFDRMREVIWRHMRRALAAWPAADVATLSSLLDRLVEDVQRHPYPSLDEADHDPLSAPSGNVFSNVPSR
- a CDS encoding thiamine pyrophosphate-dependent enzyme, translated to MSVGTSGGPPSAAARKVAEALAPLQLSGEHHLCPGCGHPVAWRLLLEVISELELSTKAIGVVGHGCYTNIVSLADIDFLQCLHGRAPAVATGVKRVRPEAAVFTLQGDGDLASEGLAEVLHAAARGERITVIMLNNGVFGDTGGQMTAASVVGQRTKTSLDGREPEDHGYPVPVADLVAALPGVAYVARGAVNNAGSIAKTKRYMKRAFQVAVEGEGFSFVEVLTMCPTGWFLPTADGPGYLEGTFEKTFPLGALKGS